In Paenibacillus sp. JQZ6Y-1, the following proteins share a genomic window:
- a CDS encoding DMT family transporter, with translation MNRIHMLLLIVLTTFLMGSSFAIGKMGLVYASPLLLAGLRFLIAGLIMAVLVRILRQRHPDNLADWGKMLLIGAFQTAGVMGCVFISLRTITAGESSILTFTNPLLVVVFGTLFAGMRYRWYQWIGVLLGLIGVSITVGAQLQWKIGLVFGLASAVSWATATLLVNRWGSGLNTWVLSAYQMLGGGVILLVFSPLVEQPFFIWTGASIMILLWLSLLSSIVQFAGWYYVLQNSDPGRTSAFLFLAPFFGVLTGWLLLGERLYPSLITGGICILAGIYLVNRRFGTRDVQQMKAEGNR, from the coding sequence ATGAATCGGATTCACATGCTGTTATTGATTGTATTAACGACGTTCCTGATGGGATCATCCTTTGCGATTGGAAAAATGGGATTGGTGTACGCATCGCCTTTGCTGCTGGCAGGCTTGCGCTTTTTAATCGCTGGGCTCATTATGGCGGTGCTGGTGCGTATATTACGCCAACGACATCCCGACAATCTGGCAGACTGGGGCAAAATGCTGCTGATCGGTGCTTTTCAGACGGCGGGTGTGATGGGTTGTGTATTTATTAGCTTGCGCACGATTACAGCGGGTGAGTCGTCGATTCTGACCTTTACGAATCCACTGCTAGTGGTTGTGTTTGGTACTTTATTTGCCGGTATGCGGTATCGCTGGTATCAATGGATCGGTGTGCTGCTGGGGCTGATCGGAGTGAGTATTACGGTAGGTGCGCAGCTGCAATGGAAAATCGGTCTTGTATTCGGTCTTGCCTCTGCCGTATCCTGGGCGACAGCGACGCTGCTTGTGAACCGTTGGGGGAGCGGATTGAATACATGGGTGCTGTCGGCGTATCAGATGCTGGGTGGTGGCGTGATTTTGCTGGTGTTCAGTCCATTGGTGGAGCAGCCGTTTTTTATATGGACGGGAGCATCGATTATGATTTTGCTATGGCTCAGTCTGCTGTCGTCGATTGTGCAGTTTGCGGGCTGGTATTATGTACTGCAAAACAGCGATCCGGGGCGTACAAGCGCATTTCTGTTTCTCGCACCGTTTTTCGGCGTATTGACCGGATGGCTACTGCTGGGTGAGCGTTTATATCCATCGCTGATTACAGGCGGGATTTGTATTCTGGCAGGAATTTATCTAGTGAATCGGCGTTTTGGAACGAGAGATGTACAGCAGATGAAGGCAGAGGGGAATCGTTGA
- a CDS encoding ArsR/SmtB family transcription factor has protein sequence MTLHSNISNVAAILGEPSRANMLTALLDGRFHTAGELAHAASITPQTASFHLARLAEQGWVSMEKHGRYRYYRLSSREMAQTLEQFLAICPVPEVRSLKQSQQMDRLRYGRTCYDHLAGQLGVTLTTAMVQQGHLVAKDGEFAISAAGEAFFTGLGMDVSQLRRKRRAFAHACLDWSERKHHLGGALGYGLLHLCLDQAWIERVPGIRAVQVTAEGQTAFEQHFGVQVDAR, from the coding sequence ATGACCCTTCATTCCAATATTTCCAATGTTGCCGCTATACTGGGTGAGCCTTCGCGTGCCAATATGCTAACCGCCTTGCTGGACGGACGATTTCATACGGCTGGCGAGCTGGCACATGCCGCTTCCATCACACCGCAAACCGCTAGCTTTCATCTGGCGCGGCTGGCGGAACAGGGCTGGGTCAGCATGGAAAAGCATGGTCGTTATCGCTACTATCGTCTATCTAGCCGTGAGATGGCGCAGACGCTAGAGCAATTCCTCGCGATATGCCCAGTGCCGGAGGTACGCTCGTTAAAGCAATCTCAGCAAATGGATCGGCTGCGCTATGGACGCACCTGCTACGATCATCTGGCAGGGCAACTCGGCGTCACGCTAACGACGGCGATGGTGCAGCAGGGACATCTAGTAGCCAAGGATGGTGAGTTTGCAATCAGCGCGGCAGGAGAAGCCTTTTTCACTGGGCTAGGTATGGATGTATCGCAGCTACGACGTAAACGCCGCGCTTTTGCCCATGCCTGTCTGGATTGGAGCGAGCGCAAGCATCATCTAGGCGGCGCACTCGGCTACGGGCTGCTGCATCTCTGTCTGGATCAGGCTTGGATTGAACGCGTGCCGGGCATTCGTGCGGTACAAGTGACTGCCGAGGGGCAGACTGCGTTTGAGCAGCATTTTGGTGTGCAGGTGGATGCTCGTTAA